GCGTCGTGGTGGCGCCGGATCAACAGGGCCTCGGTGCCGGGCGGCTCCGGGTGCTGCGGTCGTTGCGATCGATCGGCGACGCATCCTGGGGCCTCGACGAACTGCAGCGCGCTCTCGAACACGACGGGCCGTTGACCGAGGTCGCGCAGTCGGTGCTGCAGAAGCTCTCGCCGCGACCCGACGCCATCGAGGTCGAGGCTGCGATCGCCGCACTCGCGAGCGAGTTCTTCCAGCACTACGACTCCGCCTCGCGGGTGGAGGCGATCCGCCGGGCGGTGCGGTCCGTGTACGACGCGGTCTTCGCCGCCGACACCGCGCTCAGCCGGCGCGTGCTGCTGCCGGTGTCCGCCGACGAGCGCCACGGGATGGAGGACGTGCGTTTCGTGCGCTTCGTCGACGATGACGGCACCGTCGACTACCGCGCCAGCTACACCGCCTACAACGGGCACGCGATCTCCTCCCGCCTGATCACGACCCTCGACTTCGTCCGCTTCTCGATCCGGCGCCTGACCGGCGCGCCCGCGCGGACGAAGGGGATGGCGTTCTTCCCGCGGAGGGTCGACGGCAGGCTCCTCGCCCTCACCCGGAGCGACGGCGAATCGGTGTCGCTCGCGACCTCCGACGACGGCACGCACTGGAACGACGAAGGGCTCGTCCACGTGCCCTCCGAGCCGTGGGAGATCGTGCAGAGCGGCAACTGCGGTTCGCCGATCGAGACCGGACGCGGCTGGCTCACCCTGATCCACGGGGTCGGACCGGTGCGTCGCTACAGCATCGGCGCGCTGCTGCTCGACCTCGACGACCCGTCCCAGGTGATCGGCCGGCTCGTCGCGCCGCTGCTCGAGCCCCCCGGTTCGGGCCACGACGGCTATGTGCCGAATGTCGTCTACACCTGCGGCGCCGTGCTGCAGGAGGGCACACTGTGGATCCCGTACGGCGTCGGCGACGACCACATCCGCGTCGCCTCGGTGCGCGTCGATGAGCTGCTCGACGCGATGGTCCCCGTGCCGCACTGAGCCACCACCGACCGCCCGGCCGCGGTGGACGCGACCGAGGCCGACGTCGTCAGCGCCAGCCGAGCCCCGGCGCGACGTGCGTGAGGATCGCCTCGAGCGCGTGGGCGTTGTAGTCAACCCCCAGCTGACTCGGGATGGTGAGCAGCAGGGTGTCGGCGGCCTGGATCGCCTCGTCCTCCTTCAGCTCCTCGATCAGCTGGTCGGGGGAGCCCGCGTAGGAGCGGCCGAAGATGGCGGAGCCGGTGCCGGGGATCTTGCCGATCTGGTCCTCACTGCCCCGATCGCGGCCGAACAGCTTCCAGTCGGTCTCGTCGACGAGCGCGAAGATCGACCGGGAGACGGAGACGCGCGGCTCGCGCGCGTGCCCCAGCTCCTTCCATTTCGCCCGGTACGCCTCGATCTGCTTGCGCTGCTGCACATGGAACGGCTCGTCCGATTCGTGCATGACGAGCGTCGACGACTGCAGGTTCACGCCCAGCTCGGCCGCCCATTCGGCCGTCTTCCGGTTGCCGGCGCCCCACCAGATGCGGTCGATGAGCCCTGGCGACTGCGGCTCGATGCCGAGCGGCCCCGGGTAGGGGTTGGGGAACATGGGATGCGGGTTCGGTTCCGCGAACCGGCCGCCCTGGATCACCTTGAGGAACACCTCGAAGTTGTCGCGGGCCAGCTGCGCGCCATCCGGATCGTCGTCGGCCGGCTGGTAGCCGAAGTAGCGGAAGCCGTCGATCACTTGCTCGGGTGAGCCGCGCGAGATGCCCAGCTGCAGGCGTCCCCCGCTGATGAGATCCGCGACGGCCGCCTCCTCGGCGGAGTACAGCGGGTTCTCGTACCGGAAGTCGATGACGCCGGTGCCGATCTCGATCCTCGAGGTGCGTGCGGCGATCGCGGCGAGCAGCGGGTACGGGGCGCCGTGCTGGCGGGCGAAGTGATGCACGCGGAAGTAGGCGCCGTCGACGCCGATCTCCTCGGCGGCCTCGGCGAGCTCGATCGCCTGGATGAGCGTGTCGGCGCCGGTCTTCGCCTGCGAGTAGGGGGCGTTCGACCAGTGCCCGAACGAGAGATAGCCGATGGATTTCATCGCATCACACGCTACTCGCGGCCCGCCGTCGGCGCTGCGGGAACCCGCGGCCGAGCAGCTGACGGGCGGGGGCGTCGCCGTCGCGCGGCGTCATCCGTTGTCGCATCCCGACCAACTCCGCAACAGCGGTTCCCCCGGCAGGCGTCGGCGCCTAGCCTCACCGCATGACAATCACTCTCGATGACGACTCGGCGCGCATCGCCGAGTTGCGTCTGGTCGCCGCCCGCTCCGAGTTCCGCGATGCCCGCGAGGTGCACGAACGCGCACGCGAGCAGTTGTTCGAGGCGGATCGCGAATACCGCCGCGTGGTGGACGCGGTCCGCCCGCCGCTGCAGCACCATCCCGAGCGCTTGCATTGAGGCGGAGGCGGAGCTGCCGCGTGGCGGCGTCCGCCCCGGTGATCGAGTAGCCGCGAAGCGGCGTATCGAGATCC
The Protaetiibacter larvae DNA segment above includes these coding regions:
- a CDS encoding LLM class flavin-dependent oxidoreductase, whose translation is MKSIGYLSFGHWSNAPYSQAKTGADTLIQAIELAEAAEEIGVDGAYFRVHHFARQHGAPYPLLAAIAARTSRIEIGTGVIDFRYENPLYSAEEAAVADLISGGRLQLGISRGSPEQVIDGFRYFGYQPADDDPDGAQLARDNFEVFLKVIQGGRFAEPNPHPMFPNPYPGPLGIEPQSPGLIDRIWWGAGNRKTAEWAAELGVNLQSSTLVMHESDEPFHVQQRKQIEAYRAKWKELGHAREPRVSVSRSIFALVDETDWKLFGRDRGSEDQIGKIPGTGSAIFGRSYAGSPDQLIEELKEDEAIQAADTLLLTIPSQLGVDYNAHALEAILTHVAPGLGWR